CCATATGCCATTGCACCTGTATCAATTACCGGAACTAATATGATCACTTCTGCATTAACAAATTGCATACAAAAACAGGCCACAAGAATTTAAACCGCAAACTCTTGTGACCCGCTTAATATTTAATTTCTTAATTACATGCTATCTTTCGTGAATTCCTTATAGGTATCCGCATCAAAGACATAGTCAATTTCACCGATGTATTCAGTAATCTTGTTAGGATATGCGAAGCCTTGCTTGAAGTGGTACAAGCCATCAGTGTTATCGAAACCGAAGATACCACCCATGTCGTAGCGCTTCTTGCCGGTGTTCATCGCCCACTTAATCATTTCCCATTGAACTAATTGGGGTGCCATGAAGTTGCGCTTGATTTCAGTTGAGCCACCGTACATGTACCAAACCTTGTCGCCAAAGTTAAAGGCTATCGCGCCGGACAAGACATCCCCTTCGTGACGCGCAATGTAGATACGCATGATTGAATCTTCGGGGAAGGCTTCCAACATCCGGTCAAAGTATTCTGCCGGACGGTATGTGATGCCGTGGCGAATACTCATTTCTTTGTACGTTTCGTAGAACACATCCATCAATTCCTTCGAGTTACCACTTTCAACTTCAACACCCTTGCGTTCGGCTAAACGGATGTTGTAGCGGGTCTTCTTGTGGAAAGTTGCGATTAATGATTCTTCGTCTTGATCAACTAAATCTAACAACATGTTGAAACGAGGTTGAATCGTCGCGTGGGCGTTTTCAAGGCTCAAGTTCCGATTACGCATCGTGAAACCAAGCGCCTTCAATTCATTGTTTAATTCATCTGAATAAACGACTTCAGGGTCAATCCGCAAGACCATTGTGTTAGCTGCTTCCAAAGCTGATTTAGCTTCATCAACTAAAGCTTTCAACAATTCAACACTAAATTCATCCTTGAAAACGGGACCTTTACTTGCGTAGGCCAATTTCTTATCGTTTAAATTATTGATACTCAAGATTGAAAGACCGGCAACAATTTCGCCGGCATTTTCCACGTACACGTACATTGGTTGCCAGTTGGCTTTGGTCTTACCCCACCCCAAATCTTGGGTAACTGAGGAATAGTTTGCTGAGCGCACGAAATCTTGATAACGAGCAACTTCAGCCGCATCGTTTAAATTTACAACAGGCATTTTTATATTCTTCCTAACTTTAAGTATTCAATACTCAATTATAGTAGTAAACCCACCCGATGTCATTAAATTGATGTGAGATTGTTAGAAAAATGCGTACTTCTGTGTTTTGTTTTTTGCGATATTCGCTTTAGCGTATTGGCCACTAGTCGTGCTGCGGGTTGCGTTAGTCATTTGGTTTTTGTCGTTTGAATATTTTTGCCAACAAACCATACGCAAGAGGCGTTGAAATTGTTAGAAAACAAGAAAGTGTTCTTCACTAATTTTGAAGAACTAGAAAAAAATAAGTTAATTGTTTTGAGCGATAGCGGTCGTCGCCATATTGAATACGGAACAGAATAGGACAAAAGTTTGTTTCTATACTCAAATTCATAGTTATAAAAAACATAAGCCTGTCATATCCATTGTTTAAACGGATATGACAGGCTTTTTAGACACTTTTAAAAAGTTTTGCGGCGTCGTCATATATTTAGATTAACAAACATCCTTCAGATACTTTTGTGGAACCCAATAGTATATTTTACCAATTTTTACCTTGTAGAGCGAATCCCAGTACGAATAGTAGTTGTCACCCAAGTACGGTACTTCCTTTGTTTTGGAATAATAGCGCATCTTAGTCGTCGATAGTTTCTTATTGGTCTTCAGTTTCTTAGCTTTTGGCAATTTTTTCTCTTGCGCTTTATTGCCTTTGATGATGTATCCTTTTGCATTTTTCTTCAATCTAAAATTATGACTTTCGTTGACAACTCCTGAAATGGCATTTCGCCACCCATTCTCCATTGACGAAGCAGGTATATAAAAGACCCATTCAGGTTGATAAATTACGCCGTAATATTTTTTTCCTTTGAAAGTCACGCATTCGTTCACCTTCCAATTAATCACCGAAATTTGTTCTAGCAAATCAGTTTTTTTATTAAGGTCCACGAGAGCGGAGGGATCTATACCTCCTAAGTTATAGCCCCAGTACACGTTTTTTAACTTCGAACCGGCCTTAACATGCATTTTTTTTGCCTTTTTGTATGTGGTAACTTTACGATTTATGCCATTGTTTGTGGTGCTTGCAGAAATACCGAACGGCGACACAACAACAGAGCCAAGCAACGTAATACATAATATAATCTTAAATATTTTCTTGTTCATAATCTTCACCTTTCTAAATAAAAAACGCCAACAAAAAGATAGACTCATCTTCCCGTTGACGTTCAGCTAGTATTCAAATTATCCCTAACATGATTATATCAAACATCACCTTCCGTATACCGTTTCAAACTCTTCTATGAATTAAGAATCTAATGCGTAGGAACTTTGCTACACCTAGTGTTCTATGTCACTCTTCATTTGTTTATTTGTAAACTCAGGACTAAAAAAAGCGGCCATGAACGTCGTCAAATCAGCCTTATCAGCATTTGAAATTCTCAAAAAGGAGCTTAACAAATGATAATCAATGTATTATACTAGTATATGTACTCGATTAGTATTTTGAATCCCCCCGATTCTAATTGAAGCTATCGGCTACACCCCCTTGCGACCACAGGAATTTTCCCAATCCTTGTGGTCGCTTTTTGTTGTCTGCAGATTTTCAGGGGAGTGGGACAAATGGTGGGCTGGTATTATAATGTCGCACTTAGCGCATAATAAAAAGGCTCCAAGTCAGTTAAATCGCCTAACTTGCTTGGAGCCTTCAGGTTTTCTGCCGGTGGACCGTTTTTTACTTAATCGAAGCTATGGTAAAAGTTAAATCTGGATGCCGCAAAACATATAATTTGATATCTCGATCTCATTCACTTCACAAACTTGTCATTCTCAATTATTTCACGTTGCTTTTTTTGAACGAAATAGTCTTTTACTTTTACGAGAAATTTGAATTTATCATCATCAATATCGGAATTCAATAAATATGTTATCTCATCATTGTCAAACTTTCAAATTGATCATATAGTTCATTAATTTTCTGATTTCCTGGACTGACCATATATATCCCCCTCACTTTTGAACATCATATGAGGTTTTCATTATATATTATTTTAAGTAGCATCATTCGGATTTAATCTAAATGTATCGGTACCTCGGATATAAAAACGGAGTTCCATCACCGTTCAAGCCGTAGTAGCTGTCCCACCTGAATTGCATTCGGATTCTTAATTCCGTTCAGCTTAACTAGGTTCGCCACACTCGTTTTATATTTGGCGGCGATTGCGGACAACGTATCACCACGCTTAACCCGATACGTTGCTGTTTTGCCATTGGCAGCACTTGTTCCCAAATCATCGTGCACGCTATCTGGCTTCAAAAACAACGCCACTTCTGCTTCACGCCGACGCTTCAGTCCTAGCAAAACAACGCCACCAGCACGGTTAAACCGCAACATTTGGGCACTAGCGGCGGTCCATTTGCCTTGGTTCAAGTAGTCGAGCAGCCACGTCCCCTTCAAAATGTGAGGACCCAAATTAAAATGAAAACTGACTAATGCATCGAACTGATTTTGGTTCAATTTAACGCGAATATACTGATAAATGCCCGCCGCATGCGTCTTCACATCCGCGTCCAAATACGCATTCGCTTGCGCCGGCGTAATGATCATCCCCCGCTTGACGCCTTGCGTGTGCCCGTACCCAATCGTCCACACCCCAACACTATCCTGATACGCCTGTAACCGCAAGCCTTCAAACTGCTGCAGTAGTTTGCGCCCATTGGCACTTAATTTTAGCTTTTCATTCATGCTCCCACCTCGTATTCCATAATTTCACCAGCTAATTCCCGCCGGCGGTGTTTTTTCTTCTTATATATAAAGTCAATTCATCACCGGAAAATGCGCCACCTTTTTTGTTTTTGCCAAAATTAGTTTGCATTTGGTAAATTCCGTAATCACCAGCGCAATGTTATCCACAGCTCAAAATAATCGGGCAACTCAAAAAGACACAGGTTATCCACACCCATGTCTTCTTTTATATTCTGTTTATTCTAACGTGGAATTGTCGTTTCTGTACTTTTCAATCATCGAATTACTGGGGTTCTATTGTCATTGTTTATTTCCATGCCACTGCGCCTATGATTGGTACCTATTTTCCGCTAGTCTTGAAAATTATTCCCAACTAACGGAGTGCCAGCAAATTGCTTGGCGGGCGCAGCCTTCACACCGCGACTGGGGGAATATGTGTGCAGCACATATTCCCGCTGAGGATAAGATGAGGAGTCTAGGGAATTTATTCCCGTAGAGTCCCAGCTTGTCCGAGTTTGCTAAGACCGCTTTTTGGCTTAGCAATGAGCTTCCAGCGCAGTGCGCCAAGTAATTTGCTGGCACGGAGTGGCCACTTTTATTCAAACTCAGGTCAGACAGAATAGCCACATTCTTAGTTAAGCAAATCATCATAATACTTAATCACAGCGGTGTCCTTACTTACAGCGAACACTTTGTCAGTTGTAACCGTGTCGTCACTACCGTCATATGAATATGTGTAGTTAAATAATTCCTCCTCGCCCGTGCCATCATATTGCTCCCGCGAATTAATGGTGCGTTGGTACACAGTCCCATCGTCGCTAAATAAGTAATATGAAATCGGCATTTTCTTCCCCTGCTTCGTAAGGGTGTTTGCAAGCTTTTCATTGGGGTAAAATACCGCCATATCAAGCCCCCGTGGCGAATCAGCTGCACCGTGGCCATACATTTGTAAATCGCCATTTACCGTGTTGGCGATTACCGACGTGGCGCCTTGATAATCGGCCAAGTCTTCACCAGTTTCAAAGCTCAAATCCAAGTTCGCGAGTTTTCCTCGCGCAACGAGGAAATTTTCTAGCTTAGCCTTGTTTGAATACGAGAGTGTACTTTTTGGGCTATCTGCCGCGTCCGAATTTTTCGTCGCATCGTCAGCGGTAGCCTGAGCCGCTGCTTCTGAGGCCGCCCGCGCAACCTCTGCGGAATTGCTCTTGGCGGCTGCTTCGGATGAGGCTGCCACCGAGCTAGCCACACTGGCATCATTTTTTTCGGCTGCCACACTCGCATCGTGTTTGGCTTGCTGACTAGAGTTCAGACTCGCAATGTTGGTTGCCGATTGTTGTTTCACATTTTGTTCGTGCACATAGACGATTAGTCCTACAAAAATACCAATAACTAAAATTGAACCACCAATAATTGCTGCAATTATTTTTTTCCGTTTATCCGCTTGTGCCAAATTTTCCAAATGTACCTTTTCGTTGGATTCCCACCGTTGATAGTCTTTGGCGGCCGCCGTACTATCATCAGGATTTAGCATTTTGAACTCTTGCAGCTTGCGCGTTTTTTCCGCTTCATTGATTTTAAATCGATCGCTTGCCATGTCAATACCTCCTTCACTATCGCTATTACCTGCAAATTTTGTGGTTCCCGTCCGTATTCGCAGGTTCAGTTCTGTCCGCTCGCCAAATGCATTTACCTGTGCCAACGGAACAAAAAAAGCCAACAGCAAACATTACCACCTTGGTAACATCTTCCCGTTGACGTCTACTTGTATTCAATTGTTCCCTGACTATATTTTATCAAATCTGCCCGCAAATGTGTCGTTATAGCGACTTTCAGTTGATCACATCGTAACTATTAGTCATCCCGCTTGATCTGCTACGCTCAACCGTATTTTTCACCGTTTAAAATGCTTCTGGACGCTCCTAATAATTATCATTCCAAGCAAGCCAATGAACAGATATACATTTTGGCCGCCGTGGTGATTCATCCAATGGTTGACTGGGGTAACCACAAAAATCACCGTGATTAAGATTAAGTAAAATAGCATATCGATGTTTTCTTTTAAAAATTTTGTCATTATTTAGCCTTTCAAAAATTAGTAGTGACGCTGTGATAATTCTATTTTTACACGTTACTCATGTGCTAGCAATTTTAGCATTTCATTTGCAGCTTTACTTTTGGGGGATTTTTCTAATATCCGTTTAGCATACTTTTCCGCTTCCATATCTGAAAGTAACTTTTCAGGAATATCATGAAAAAATAAAATGCCCTCCTGCAGGCGGATATTATCCGGTTCAAGTTGTATTGCTTTTTCCAGATGATGCAACGCCTGGTTATATGCACCTGCACGCAGCGGAAAAATATTGGTCAGTAGTACCGCGGCAACTTTATGTAATTCAGCAGTTTCGTTTCTGCGTAATAGTTCTTCTACGACAAAGTACACCGAAATACTATCAAAGTCTGACAATTCATTCGCAGCTGATACCAAGATAGTGGTTGCACTTTCCACGTCTAAGTTAGCAACTAAATTTACCGCACTTTCAAAATCACCGGCTTCAATTTGTTTAAGTAATTCGACACTTTCATAATCCTTGCTTGAACTCATATTTTATTTCACTTTCACGTAATTGTTAGTCATTGGCGTCCCTTTGCTTGGTAATGCCAACGGAGTAATTGTTAAAATTCGGTACTGCTATTGGTTTTGCCGTAATTTTCTTAATAACACCCAGCCACGCCAACCAAATATGTTCTGCCGGTAACCCGTTTTCCAAGAATGCTAAACGTTTTAGGATTTCTTTTGCGTCTGCTTCTTCAGTATCGAGCCACCACGATTCCAAGAATGTATACATCGTACTATATGCTTTTAGGTCAAACACTTGCTGCTCAGATTTCTCAGACCAAATTTCCTCAAACTCACTCCAAATTGCAGGATCTGCCGGCAAATTTGTGGCAAAAACATCCGTCGCCATGGCACCTAATAAAATTGCTAACTCCTCGCCACCTGTCTTTTCGTAATAATTATTCAGAAAAGCGTTGCTTGCGATATATGCTAAATATAGTTCGTTTTCCATATCATGTCTCCCGAAATTAATTTTCGCCGATTATTCGTTACTCGCCAGTTTTATTTGTTCAACAACCCAAAACATAGAAAAAACACCTAATTCGTTCAGCAATCACGAACAATTCCACCATTTCAGCTTTCATTGTTTATTATCGCAAAACTGCGGACATATAAAAAGCCCCAACTGCCTTAATCAGTTGGGGGTTCCATCATACAAATAAGTACAACACATTTATTCTAACGTGGGATTCTCACTTCTGTGCTTTTGCTGATTTGAGCATTATACCTTACTAACGGAGTGGCCAATTTTATTCAAACTCACGTTAGACGGAATAGAACCTTACGCACCTATTTCACTTTAACCTTCTTAACCGTCTTAGTTGCTAAGCCATTGTCATGCGTGTTCTGCACGACTAACTTAAGCTTGGTTTTCTTTGTGATTTTCTTCTTCAATTTAAACTTAACTTTTTTGTTTTTCACGTCCTTCTTCAACGTAAAGATTTTGACAACTTTCTTTCCGTTATAGACTGTGATTGTCGCACCTTGCTTGGCGGTCAATTTACCGGTCAATTGCTTCTTTTTGACCGTGAAGTTTTTCGCGGTAATCGCAGGTGAAACAGCGACTTTCCGTGCGATACTTGCCGCTTGGTGAATCACGTATGCTTCATCTGGGCGATCCACACTGAACTTAACTTGTTGGTTCTTCGCCAATTTCTTGGTGAAATTCAGTTTGAATTTACCGTTTTTGTCCGTCTTGGTTTGACCGATTGCCTTGCCGTTGACGGTTGCTTTGACGGTTACTCCATTGACGACTTTGCCTTTGATTTGACCTTGCGCATACTTGTGTAAATGATATGTTTGCTTGCCATTCAGATTTACGGCGTACTTCGCAATGCTAGTTTTACTGATCATTTCATTCAGTTCTTTAGTTAAAATCGCCAGCTGGTCGTAATCGAGTTTCGTAGCTTTCAAAGCTTGCTGTAATTGCGCCCGTTTCTTGGCGACTTGTGTGTTACCATCACCGTTTTTGTCGAGTTCACGTTTGACTGCGGTCGTTGCTTGGTTGGTGGCGGTAGTTTTGTAGTTTGTTACAGTCGTTTGCAATTTCGCAAGTAAGCTATCAATTTGTGCATAATCTTTGTTTTGCATCGCCGTGTTCAAGTCATTGATGGCCTTTTTAACGGCGGGGTCGTTTTTGCCTGTTGTGCCAATTTGACTCGTGGCACTAGTTACGGCTTGGTTGATACTGGTATCCAACGCCGTATACAGGTTCGCCAACAATCCTGGGAGATCCGCCAGATTAGCGTCGGGATTTGTTAGCGCTTCGTTTAGTGCGGTAATCGCCGCACTAATGGCAGCGGTGGTGGTCACATTAGTTGGAATTCCTGTCACGACTTGTTGGGCGGCTGTCTTCACATTACTCTTATAAGTGGTCACGGCCGCTTGCATGTTTTCTAACACCCCCGCAATTCCAGTGTAATCACGAGTTTGCATTGCTATGTCCAAGTCATTGATGGCTTTTTTAACATCGGCGTCGTTTCTACCAGCCGTGCCAATTTGACTTGTGGAACTGGTGATTGCTTGATTGATACTGCCGTTTATTGCCGCATACAGATTCGCTGCCAAAGCTGAAGTCGTATCTTTGTTCAGTTCAAACTTTGGGACGGCTTGCTCGAGCTCGGCAGCCAGTGATGTAATTTCCGGATTACTAAGCATGGCTGGCACATTTCGACTTAATTGCAACGCCACTAAGGCATGCTTATACTTAGCAAAATAAATCGCCTTGTTCGCAATAATTGTTAATGTTTTAACGTTGAGAGATGTTGCGAACGTATTGATGCTTTTTTCCCAGTCTTTAACAGGTTCAGTACTACCATAATTTACATTGTCTTTATATTGAACAGCACTTCCAACTACATAGAGCGCGTCATAATTATTTAATTGAACTGCCCCACCTAAACTTATCGATTGCAATCCGGTCAAACCAGCGAATGCACCAATTTCAAGGTTTTCCAAATTAAGATCAATCAAATTTAAGCTCTCTAAATTACTCATCCCCGCAAACGTGTTCGACGCAATTGTAGTAATCTGATGCGTCGCCCCCTGGTCATTACCGATGTCTAAAACAACTAAATTACGGAGTGCGCTAATTCCCATAAGATTCTGAACGCTATACTCCGTTTCATTGAACAATTCTAATATTTTAACTTGCTCTAGCACACCCCGCACAGCATTTTCATCGGTTGAGCTATTCAATGCGTCGTAATACTTGGTATTCTTATTTGCAGCATCTAACTCAGCGAGGGACTTTCTCGGATTACTCGTGGTAGTTTGTCCACACTTGTAAATGGCGGCCCGCAAATTAGCATCCGGAATCAAATTGGCAAAGGCACGTCCTTCCCCAATGTTACGATAATCCATTGTGTCCGCCCGCCCTGCTTTAATCTGCGCCCTCGGGGTCGACTGTTTAGCACGCGTAGTTATCGTTGTCTTGGGCGATGTCACTGTGTCGGCCAAAGCCATGACTGGTGTGACCGCCGTTGAGACTACCATCAGCGAGGCTAAGCCCAGTGAGGCGATTGCTTGTTTTTTCATGTGTTTGTCCTCATTTCAGATAATTTTCTTTAACTATAATTTTCGCAAAATAATTTGAAGATTTATTAGATGAAACCTTGTATAAACAACCGTTAATTTCGTCAATTAGCTGTTGTTAGTAATAAATAAGCACCAGCAATTACACCCACATTTGAGCATAATTACTGGTGCTTTATTTATCTTTGGTGGTTATTCAGTTGATTAAGGCGAATATA
This is a stretch of genomic DNA from Periweissella cryptocerci. It encodes these proteins:
- a CDS encoding lipid II:glycine glycyltransferase FemX, producing MPVVNLNDAAEVARYQDFVRSANYSSVTQDLGWGKTKANWQPMYVYVENAGEIVAGLSILSINNLNDKKLAYASKGPVFKDEFSVELLKALVDEAKSALEAANTMVLRIDPEVVYSDELNNELKALGFTMRNRNLSLENAHATIQPRFNMLLDLVDQDEESLIATFHKKTRYNIRLAERKGVEVESGNSKELMDVFYETYKEMSIRHGITYRPAEYFDRMLEAFPEDSIMRIYIARHEGDVLSGAIAFNFGDKVWYMYGGSTEIKRNFMAPQLVQWEMIKWAMNTGKKRYDMGGIFGFDNTDGLYHFKQGFAYPNKITEYIGEIDYVFDADTYKEFTKDSM
- a CDS encoding glycoside hydrolase family protein, with protein sequence MNEKLKLSANGRKLLQQFEGLRLQAYQDSVGVWTIGYGHTQGVKRGMIITPAQANAYLDADVKTHAAGIYQYIRVKLNQNQFDALVSFHFNLGPHILKGTWLLDYLNQGKWTAASAQMLRFNRAGGVVLLGLKRRREAEVALFLKPDSVHDDLGTSAANGKTATYRVKRGDTLSAIAAKYKTSVANLVKLNGIKNPNAIQVGQLLRLER
- a CDS encoding leucine-rich repeat domain-containing protein encodes the protein MKKQAIASLGLASLMVVSTAVTPVMALADTVTSPKTTITTRAKQSTPRAQIKAGRADTMDYRNIGEGRAFANLIPDANLRAAIYKCGQTTTSNPRKSLAELDAANKNTKYYDALNSSTDENAVRGVLEQVKILELFNETEYSVQNLMGISALRNLVVLDIGNDQGATHQITTIASNTFAGMSNLESLNLIDLNLENLEIGAFAGLTGLQSISLGGAVQLNNYDALYVVGSAVQYKDNVNYGSTEPVKDWEKSINTFATSLNVKTLTIIANKAIYFAKYKHALVALQLSRNVPAMLSNPEITSLAAELEQAVPKFELNKDTTSALAANLYAAINGSINQAITSSTSQIGTAGRNDADVKKAINDLDIAMQTRDYTGIAGVLENMQAAVTTYKSNVKTAAQQVVTGIPTNVTTTAAISAAITALNEALTNPDANLADLPGLLANLYTALDTSINQAVTSATSQIGTTGKNDPAVKKAINDLNTAMQNKDYAQIDSLLAKLQTTVTNYKTTATNQATTAVKRELDKNGDGNTQVAKKRAQLQQALKATKLDYDQLAILTKELNEMISKTSIAKYAVNLNGKQTYHLHKYAQGQIKGKVVNGVTVKATVNGKAIGQTKTDKNGKFKLNFTKKLAKNQQVKFSVDRPDEAYVIHQAASIARKVAVSPAITAKNFTVKKKQLTGKLTAKQGATITVYNGKKVVKIFTLKKDVKNKKVKFKLKKKITKKTKLKLVVQNTHDNGLATKTVKKVKVK